GGTTGTTCGCCGCCGAGGGCGCGAGCGTCGGCATCATCGACCTGCAAGCAGATGAGATCGACCAGACCGTGGGTGAGGTTCAGGCCGCCGGAGGCACGGCGTTCGGTCAGGCCGCTGATGTCTCGCGCTCGGACGAGGTGCAGCAGGCAATCGACGCCATCGCCGACCGCTTTGGTCGCGTTGATGTCCTGTTCGCCAATGCCGGTGTCTCTGGTCACGGCACCGTCGTCGACATCCCCGAGGACGAATTCCGGCGCACAATCGAGGTCAACCTGTTCGGTGGGTTTCACTGCGCCCGCCACGCCATCCCGCACATGACCAGCGGCGGCTCGATCATCTTCACCGCGTCGGAGCTGGCCCTCGTCGGCTCGCGCCGCAACGCCGCCTACACCGCCTCGAAAGCCGGCCTGATCGGCATGGCTCGTTCGATGGCGCTCGACCATGCGCCAGACGGTATCCGCGTCAACGTCCTCTGCCCCGGCCCAATCGACACGCCGATGCTGCAGCGCTCGATCGTCGGGCACGCGGACAGCGCTGCCTACGCACAAATGATCGTCGACGAGACACCACTGCATCGCATCGGGCGACCGGACGAAATCGCCCGCGTCGCCCTCTTCCTGGCGTCCGACGACTCGTCCTACATGACCGGCAGCACCGTCGTCGCCGACGGTGGCGCGACCGCGCAGTAGCCACGTCCATCAACCGGAGGCGCGTCATGAACCCAACGATTCGCAGCATTGGACGCATCAACATCGGTGACGCTGAGCTGGCCTGCGAGGTCAGCGGCAGCGGCCCGGTGGTCGTACTGATTCACGCCGGCATCGCCGACATGCACATGTGGGATCTGCAGGTGTCAGCGCTCGCGACACGCTTCCGGGTCGTGCGCTACGACCCTGCGCGGCTTCGGCGGGTCATCAGGCGGCACCGGTGACTTCGCGCATCACGAGGACCTGGCCGACCTGATTGCTGCGCTCAATCTCGGGCCTGTCCGGCTGGTCGGCTGCTCGTTCGGCGGTCGGGTGGCGATCGATGCGGCGCTCGCCTACCCGGCACTGATCGAGCGGCTGGCGCTGATCAACCCGGCGCTGGGTGGCTATCCGTGGCCGGAAGATCTGGATGCGTCCGAGGAGGCGATTGAGGCGGCGCTGGAGGCCGGCGACATTGACGCCGCCGCCGAAGTCGATCTGCGGGTCTGGGTTGATGGCCCCAGCCGCCAACCCGACGAGGTGGATGCGGATGTCCGCGAACGCGCTCGAGTCATGGCCCGGCA
The sequence above is a segment of the Thermomicrobiales bacterium genome. Coding sequences within it:
- a CDS encoding alpha/beta hydrolase, with amino-acid sequence MRGFGGSSGGTGDFAHHEDLADLIAALNLGPVRLVGCSFGGRVAIDAALAYPALIERLALINPALGGYPWPEDLDASEEAIEAALEAGDIDAAAEVDLRVWVDGPSRQPDEVDADVRERARVMARQVYDAGEPAGAMVALTPPAIERLGEIRVPTLVISGALDQPMMRDIATLIGECVAGSRVVSLPDVAHLANMEAPDAVNNLLLEFFTEQDAAHEHR
- a CDS encoding SDR family oxidoreductase, which encodes MARLDGKVAIITGGASGIGAASARLFAAEGASVGIIDLQADEIDQTVGEVQAAGGTAFGQAADVSRSDEVQQAIDAIADRFGRVDVLFANAGVSGHGTVVDIPEDEFRRTIEVNLFGGFHCARHAIPHMTSGGSIIFTASELALVGSRRNAAYTASKAGLIGMARSMALDHAPDGIRVNVLCPGPIDTPMLQRSIVGHADSAAYAQMIVDETPLHRIGRPDEIARVALFLASDDSSYMTGSTVVADGGATAQ